The Salvelinus sp. IW2-2015 linkage group LG8, ASM291031v2, whole genome shotgun sequence genome window below encodes:
- the LOC111967041 gene encoding NADPH oxidase organizer 1-like, translating to MGDQMRYAISVRIIGVMHKEASKIKMFMTSVLWSDESEVIVYRSLLDFKEFHRQLKKRFPLENPFRKRDRVIPKFRAIAMRRKIQVKDPSWSMRRMNLLENYCSELLRCDPVVSCSSEVTQFFMPKDHDLQADFTKNSVMILPSEDGLEDMSGQRLSLGNVTHPFVSQSYCCVGPYNTKDTKNRPFKVALDERLDVLIKDPAGWWLVENEDKQLAWFPAPYLEVCEAENDEDGLDGIPLGGTLYCAVRSYSTKKHDEVPVPIGSVVEVLRKSDDGWWLIRYNGRTGYSPSMYLQPYNNPRAGLHNLQRKLHSSSLNLATHMDSSTLNLASSRDSQSGNCYPPTLYEETGLQHHTSTQPRDDPYRAPLLQKTRSLELLSETRPDMAVPPSQREREDLESNPDPAIRKSSISLAKSSDSDISSSGRNVRTSFSSCSEEEPQSPPNSPRSSPQPRESGNRSIPDKSLSTNPSSSSETGSCKMPTAAPRVPPRPRAQEILTRCTTMTRKAALASRGRLFSLQDPIQTH from the exons atgggagaccagatgcgctaTGCCATCAGTGTCCGGATTATTGGAGTGATGCATAAAGAGGCATCTAAAATCAAG aTGTTTATGACCTCTgtgctgtggtctgatgagagtGAAGTCATTGTCTACAGATCATTGTTGGATTTTAAGGAGTTTCAC AGGCAATTGAAGAAGAGGTTTCCCCTTGAGAATCCATTCcgcaagagagacagagtgattCCCAAATTCAGAG CCATAGCTATGAGGAGAAAGATCCAGGTGAAGGATCCTAGTTGGTCAATGCGTCGGATGAATTTACTGGAAAACTACTGCAGCGAGCTGCTCAGGTGTGACCCCGTGGTGAGCTGCAGTTCAGAGGTCACCCAGTTCTTCATGCCCAAAGACCACGACCTGCAGGCAGACTTCACCAAAAACAG CGTCATGATCCTACCATCAGAGGATGGGTTAGAGGACATGAGTGGGCAGCGTCTGAGCCTGGGCAATGTGACACACCCTTTTGTGAGCCAGTCTTACTGCTGTGTGGGGCCCTACAACACCAAGGACACTAAGAACAGGCCCTTTAAAGTGGCCTTGGATGAGAGGCTGGATGTGCTCATCAAAGACCCAGCAG GCTGGTGGCTGGTGGAGAACGAGGATAAACAGTTGGCCTGGTTCCCTGCTCCTTACCTGGAGGTGTGTGAGGCAGAGAACGATGAAGATGGATTGGATGGAATTCCCTTGGGGG GAACTCTCTACTGCGCTGTGAGGAGTTACTCCACTAAGAAGCATGACGAGGTGCCTGTTCCTATTGGCTCTGTGGTCGAGGTGCTGAGGAAATCAGACGACGGATGGTGGCTGATCAG GTATAATGGCAGAACGGGCTACTCTCCCTCCATGTACCTGCAGCCTTACAACAACCCACGTGCTGGCCTCCACAACCTGCAGAGGAAGCTGCACAGCTCCTCTCTCAATCTGGCAACCCACATGGACAGCTCTACTCTCAACTTGGCATCCAGCAGAGACAGCCAATCTGGCAACTGTTACCCACCCACCTTGTATGAGGAGACAGGGCTGCAGCATCACACATCGACCCAGCCCAGGGATGATCCGTACCGGGCCCCCCTTCTCCAGAAGACCCGCTCTCTGGAGCTTCTGTCTGAGACCCGTCCCGACATGGCCGTCCCTCCatcccaaagagagagagaagaccttgAGTCAAATCCGGATCCAGCAATCCGCAAGAGCAGCATCAGCTTGGCCAAGTCCTCCGACTCTGACATCAGCTCATCAGGCCGGAATGTCAGGACGTCTTTTTCCAGCTGCAGTGAGGAGGAGCCCCAGAGCCCCCCAAACAGCCCCAGGTCTTCACCCCAGCCAAGGGAGAGTGGCAATCGCAGCATCCCAGATAAGAGTCTGTCAACCAACCCTAGCTCCAGTTCTGAGACTGGGTCCTGTAAGATGCCCACCGCTGCACCCAGGGTGCCCCCGCGACCCAGAGCCCAGGAGATCCTGACCCGGTGTACCACCATGACCCGCAAGGCTGCCTTGGCCTCCAGAGGGAGGCTGTTCTCCCTGCAGGACCCCATCCAGACCCACTAG